A section of the Cryobacterium soli genome encodes:
- a CDS encoding flavodoxin family protein, with product MKVLIVTESYFGNTARVGEAIAAGLQSRGADVTVVDAASAPPPGAQDLVMVGAPTHYRGLPSPTSRDQAETRGGRRVTAGVAEWLEKIPRSAGTHAWAFDTVSNTGFFAGSAAKAIGKRLRAKSFDVVGRMSFVITGTGTPPPGTELARARQWGATLAG from the coding sequence GTGAAAGTCCTGATCGTCACGGAATCATATTTCGGCAACACGGCCAGGGTCGGCGAGGCGATCGCGGCTGGACTGCAATCCCGCGGCGCCGACGTCACCGTCGTGGATGCCGCGTCGGCACCCCCGCCGGGTGCGCAGGACCTGGTGATGGTCGGCGCACCCACCCACTACCGCGGACTTCCCTCGCCCACCTCACGCGATCAGGCGGAGACCCGCGGCGGCCGACGGGTCACCGCCGGCGTGGCCGAATGGCTGGAGAAGATTCCGCGCAGCGCGGGCACGCACGCCTGGGCCTTCGACACGGTGTCCAACACGGGATTCTTCGCCGGTTCGGCGGCGAAGGCCATCGGCAAGCGGCTGCGAGCCAAGTCCTTCGACGTCGTCGGCCGCATGAGCTTTGTCATCACCGGCACCGGCACACCGCCGCCTGGCACGGAGCTGGCGCGGGCTCGGCAGTGGGGCGCGACCTTGGCCGGGTAG
- a CDS encoding DHA2 family efflux MFS transporter permease subunit produces MTTTRSAARTRGTSSPLGAVARYGLLIGPLLSMIDSSIVNVAVPDIATELGADLKAVQWVVSGYLLALGVSLSVTAYLAKRFGTMRVYTVSMILFVLVSAGCAIAPNIEFLIAARALQGFVGAPLVPLALSILLGKDGIGGGKIPISAALVLFLAPALGPTLGGLLIGAGGWRWIFLVNVPVGIIGLLLLVRIPKGIGAAPNPGIRFDPVGFALLAVGLTAALLGATEGTSEGWDSPISYLPLAGGLVLLVLYTFWALRHAHPAVDVQMIRHKNSALALLLQVLCSVIAFGTVFLMPIFTQSVQGYSAVETGLALLPQGIIMGVGTVVGQKLSARIPLRMLVAFGFVVLAISSVFLLFLEQDTPLWGTALMLSGRAIAIGFVTTPLLVAMLAPLPEDQLADGNTLFNITQRLGGSIGVSILGSLVAGGTTLAATIDSFHVVGWVLIGLAVLGAIVSVWLTEPAKGHVPLVSTVGE; encoded by the coding sequence ATGACCACCACCCGCTCCGCCGCACGCACTCGCGGCACCTCGAGCCCGCTCGGCGCGGTCGCCCGGTACGGCCTGCTGATCGGGCCGTTGCTGAGCATGATCGACTCCAGCATCGTCAACGTGGCGGTGCCCGACATCGCCACCGAGCTCGGCGCCGATCTCAAGGCCGTGCAGTGGGTGGTCAGCGGTTACCTCCTCGCCCTGGGCGTCTCCCTCTCGGTCACCGCCTATCTGGCCAAGCGGTTCGGTACCATGCGGGTCTACACGGTGAGCATGATCCTGTTCGTCCTGGTGTCGGCCGGCTGTGCGATCGCACCGAACATCGAGTTCCTCATCGCCGCCCGTGCGTTGCAGGGCTTCGTCGGGGCGCCCCTCGTGCCGCTGGCGTTGAGCATCCTGCTCGGCAAAGACGGTATCGGCGGCGGCAAGATCCCGATCTCCGCCGCGCTCGTGCTCTTCCTCGCCCCGGCCCTCGGGCCCACCCTGGGCGGCCTGCTCATCGGCGCGGGCGGCTGGCGCTGGATCTTCCTTGTGAACGTGCCCGTCGGCATCATCGGCCTGTTGCTGCTCGTGCGGATCCCGAAGGGAATCGGGGCGGCGCCGAACCCCGGCATCCGGTTCGACCCGGTGGGCTTTGCCTTGCTCGCGGTGGGTCTCACCGCCGCGCTGCTCGGGGCCACCGAGGGCACGTCAGAGGGCTGGGACAGCCCGATCTCCTACCTGCCGCTGGCCGGTGGCCTGGTGCTGCTGGTGCTGTACACGTTCTGGGCGCTGCGGCACGCCCATCCGGCCGTGGACGTGCAGATGATCCGGCACAAGAACTCCGCGTTGGCCCTGCTGCTGCAGGTGCTCTGCTCGGTGATCGCGTTCGGCACCGTGTTCCTGATGCCGATCTTCACCCAGTCCGTGCAGGGCTACTCCGCGGTGGAGACCGGGCTGGCACTGCTGCCGCAGGGCATCATCATGGGCGTCGGAACCGTCGTGGGGCAGAAACTCTCCGCACGCATCCCCCTTCGGATGCTCGTGGCGTTCGGCTTCGTGGTGCTGGCGATCTCCAGCGTCTTCCTGCTCTTCCTGGAGCAGGACACCCCGCTGTGGGGCACCGCGCTGATGCTCTCCGGGCGCGCGATCGCCATCGGCTTCGTCACCACCCCGCTGCTCGTGGCCATGCTCGCGCCGCTGCCGGAGGACCAGCTCGCCGACGGCAACACCCTCTTCAACATCACCCAGCGGCTGGGCGGCTCGATCGGAGTGAGCATCCTCGGCTCCCTCGTGGCCGGCGGCACCACGCTTGCGGCCACCATCGATTCCTTCCACGTGGTGGGCTGGGTGCTCATCGGCCTGGCGGTGCTGGGCGCGATAGTGTCGGTCTGGCTGACCGAACCGGCCAAGGGGCATGTGCCGCTCGTGAGCACCGTAGGGGAGTAG